A stretch of the Pogoniulus pusillus isolate bPogPus1 chromosome 14, bPogPus1.pri, whole genome shotgun sequence genome encodes the following:
- the LOC135181471 gene encoding E3 ubiquitin-protein ligase NRDP1-like isoform X2 — translation MGYDIDRFVGYVNEGLLCSICRDVLEDPLQAPCEHAFCTACIHGWLVHHSNCPEDRQMIDVSLLRPLYRYMKNDLNRLQLHCKNREYGCEMVCSLESIDRHERECCTVHIERRNLDRHLAVCEYRSRECPNGCGYTILSAEDTQHNCVAELRTELELLRSEMICRVEEAKHEMESRLDSQRRHMVQKESILQNEIEELKSQMSRMMSDVRSLMAAERQHRQELEQAELEKRELMELLRGLQKDCRGTTTEGSRKLTNFRPLTRLESVKRKPREVTVI, via the exons ATGGGTTATGACATAGACCGGTTTGTTGGCTACGTTAACGAAGGGCTGTTGTGCTCCATCTGCCGCGATGTCTTAGAAGATCCCTTGCAGGCTCCTTGTGAACATGCTTTCTGTACTGCTTGCATACATGGGTGGCTTGTTCACCACAGCAACTGCCCTGAAGACAGACAGATGATTGATGTATCTCTGCTGCGACCTCTCTACAG GTATATGAAAAACGACCTGAACCGTCTGCAGCTGCATTGCAAAAACAGAGAGTACGGCTGTGAAATGGTTTGTTCTCTGGAGTCTATAGACAGGCATGAAAGGGAGT gctgcacagtcCACATCGAGCGGCGTAACCTGGACAGACACCTGGCAGTATGCGAGTACCGGAGCCGCGAGTGCCCCAACGGCTGCGGTTACACCATCCTCAGCGCAGAGGACACGCAGCACAACTgtgtggcagagctgaggactgagctggagctgcttcG GTCAGAAATGATCTGCAGAGTGGAAGAGGCAAAGCATGAGATGGAGTCAAGGTTAGATTCACAGAGAAGACACATGGTCCAAAAAGAGAGTATTTTGCAAAATGAAATTGAGGAGCTAAAG AGCCAGATGTCACGAATGATGTCGGACGTGCGCTCTCtgatggctgcagagagacagcaccgccaggagctggagcaggccgAGCTGGAGAAACgggagctgatggagctgctgagggggttGCAGAAGGACTGTCGAGGAACTACCACAGAAGGAAGCAGGAAGCTAACCAATTTCCGCCCTCTGACGCGGCTGGAGAGCGTGAAACGAAAGCCTAGGGAAGTCACAGTTATCTAA
- the LOC135181471 gene encoding RING finger protein 151-like isoform X1: protein MGYDIDRFVGYVNEGLLCSICRDVLEDPLQAPCEHAFCTACIHGWLVHHSNCPEDRQMIDVSLLRPLYRYMKNDLNRLQLHCKNREYGCEMVCSLESIDRHERECEYSQIPCSNAGCTVHIERRNLDRHLAVCEYRSRECPNGCGYTILSAEDTQHNCVAELRTELELLRSEMICRVEEAKHEMESRLDSQRRHMVQKESILQNEIEELKSQMSRMMSDVRSLMAAERQHRQELEQAELEKRELMELLRGLQKDCRGTTTEGSRKLTNFRPLTRLESVKRKPREVTVI from the exons ATGGGTTATGACATAGACCGGTTTGTTGGCTACGTTAACGAAGGGCTGTTGTGCTCCATCTGCCGCGATGTCTTAGAAGATCCCTTGCAGGCTCCTTGTGAACATGCTTTCTGTACTGCTTGCATACATGGGTGGCTTGTTCACCACAGCAACTGCCCTGAAGACAGACAGATGATTGATGTATCTCTGCTGCGACCTCTCTACAG GTATATGAAAAACGACCTGAACCGTCTGCAGCTGCATTGCAAAAACAGAGAGTACGGCTGTGAAATGGTTTGTTCTCTGGAGTCTATAGACAGGCATGAAAGGGAGTGTGAGTACAGTCAGATACCTTGCTCCAATGCTG gctgcacagtcCACATCGAGCGGCGTAACCTGGACAGACACCTGGCAGTATGCGAGTACCGGAGCCGCGAGTGCCCCAACGGCTGCGGTTACACCATCCTCAGCGCAGAGGACACGCAGCACAACTgtgtggcagagctgaggactgagctggagctgcttcG GTCAGAAATGATCTGCAGAGTGGAAGAGGCAAAGCATGAGATGGAGTCAAGGTTAGATTCACAGAGAAGACACATGGTCCAAAAAGAGAGTATTTTGCAAAATGAAATTGAGGAGCTAAAG AGCCAGATGTCACGAATGATGTCGGACGTGCGCTCTCtgatggctgcagagagacagcaccgccaggagctggagcaggccgAGCTGGAGAAACgggagctgatggagctgctgagggggttGCAGAAGGACTGTCGAGGAACTACCACAGAAGGAAGCAGGAAGCTAACCAATTTCCGCCCTCTGACGCGGCTGGAGAGCGTGAAACGAAAGCCTAGGGAAGTCACAGTTATCTAA